The Larus michahellis chromosome 16, bLarMic1.1, whole genome shotgun sequence genome has a segment encoding these proteins:
- the LOC141732097 gene encoding protein-arginine deiminase type-3-like: MAQQRRVQLSTQRPTSTVCVLGTELSLDVRGSAPKDAVAFHVQGTPGVKLYVVHETQSVKLPSSVCRWPLAAGTEVLLAMDALSKDVGDEKVRISYFGEAGGVPVARAMLYLTCVEVSLDADTSRSGAVSRTLLDKATWTWGPDGHGAILLVNCDRDDPKAKMLDNCDTAVRSYADLKDMSQMVLRTRGPRTIFTGHRLVLHVDFGNADKVGVFYGGNSVALEEYKHVLGGSKLAYAVKPSRHQEESIFYVEGLAFPDVGFSGLVAFHVTLLESPEKGFLETPIFTDTVVFRVAPWIMTPNTAAPLEVFVCSVDDNEDFVAAVGAVAEKAKCPLTVCPLPENRQDRWIQDEVEFGYVQAPHKTFPVVFDSPRDRGLKDFPVKSILGPDFGYVARQAPEGASSLDSFGNLEVSPPVTVRGKEYPLGRILIGSSFPRFGGRRMAKAVKDFLIAQQVQAPVELFSDWLHVGHVDEFLSFVPAPDRKGFRLLLASPSACYQLLKEKQEEGFGEAAMFEGLEKVPKPTINEILANESLRKFNNYVQSCISWNRDILKRALGLAEPDILDIPQLFRGDVTMGAEAFFPDMVNMLVLGRHLGIPKPFGPLVGGQCCLEERVRALLEPLGLTCTFIDDYFSYHVLSGEVHCGTNVRRKPFAFKWWHMVP; this comes from the exons ATGGCCCAGCAGCGCCGCGTCCAGCTTTCCACCCAACGTCCCACCAGCACCGTCTGCGTGCTGGGCACTGAGCTCTCCCTGGATGTCCGCGG atctgCACCCAAAGATGCCGTCGCCTTCCACGTGCAGGGGACGCCGGGCGTGAAACTCTACGTGGTCCATGAGACCCAGAGCGTCAAGTTGCCCTCCAGCGTGTGCCGCTGGCCCCTGGCAGCCGGCACCGAGGTGCTGCTGGCCATGGACGCCCTCAGCAAGGACGTGGGCGATGAAAAG GTCAGGATTTCGTATTTTGGGGAGGCCGGCGGGGTGCCCGTGGCCAGAGCCATGCTGTACCTCACCTGCGTGG agGTCTCGCTGGACGCCGACACCAGCCGCAGCGGGGCTGTGAGCAGGACGCTGCTTGATAAG GCGACGTGGACGTGGGGTCCCGACGGACACGGGGCCATCCTGCTGGTGAACTGCGACCGCGACGACCCCAAAGCCAAGATGCTGGATAACTGCGACACCGCCGTCCGCTCCTACGCCG ATCTGAAGGACATGTCGCAGATGGTGCTGCGGACCCGAGGACCTCGCACCATCTTCACCGGCCACCGCCTCGTCCTCCACGTGGACTTTGGCAACGCTGACAAAGTCGGGGTTTTCTACGGCGGCA ACAGCGTCGCGCTGGAGGAGTACAAGCACGTGCTGGGGGGCTCGAAGCTCGCCTACGCCGTCAAACCCAGCCGGCACCAGGAGGAGAGCATCTTCTACGTGGAGGGGCTCGCCTTCCCCGACGTCGGCTTCTCGGGACTGGTGGCATTCCATGTCACCCTGCTGGAGAGCCCTGAGAAG GGTTTTCTGGAGACGCCGATTTTCACCGACACGGTGGTTTTCCGTGTGGCTCCCTGGATCATGACCCCCAACACGGCAGCACCGCTGGAGGTCTTCGTCTGCAG CGTGGACGATAACGAGGATTTCGTGGCGGCCGTGGGCGCCGTGGCCGAGAAAGCCAAGTGCCCGCTCACTGTCTGCCCGCTGCCGGAGAACCGCCAGGACCGCTGGATCCAG gaCGAGGTCGAATTCGGCTACGTGCAAgccccccacaagaccttccccgTCGTCTTTGACTCCCCCCGCGACCGGGGGCTGAAGGATTTCCCCGTCAAGAGCATCCTG GGCCCTGATTTTGGCTACGTGGCCCGGCAAGCGCCGGAGGGTGCTTCCAGCCTTGATTCCTTCGGTAATTTGGAGGTGAGCCCCCCCGTGACGGTGCGGGGCAAGGAGTACCCCTTGGGCCGCATCCTGATCGGCAGCAGCTTCCCCAG atTCGGTGGCCGGCGGATGGCGAAAGCCGTCAAGGATTTTCTCATCGCCCAACAAGTGCAAGCGCCGGTGGAGCTGTTTTCCGACTGGCTCCACGTCGGCCACGTAGACGAGTTCCTCAGCTTCGTCCCTGCGCCCGATAGGAAG gGTTTTCGGCTGCTCCTGGCCAGCCCCAGCGCCTGCTACCAGCTCCTCAAGGAGAAGCAAGAGGAGGGGTTTGGCGAGGCGGCGATGTTCGAGG GACTGGAGAAGGTGCCCAAGCCGACGATAAACGAGATTCTGGCTAATGAAAGCCTCCGGAAATTCAATAATTATGTCCAG agcTGCATCAGCTGGAACAGGGACATCCTCAAGCGGGCGCTGGGGCTGGCGGAGCCGGACATCCTCGACATCCCCCAGCTCTTCCGAGGCGACGTGACCATGGGCGCCGAAGCCTTCTTCCCCGACATG GTGAACATGCTGGTGCTGGGCAGGCACCTGGGCATCCCCAAGCCCTTTGGACCACTGGTGGGTGGGCAGTGCTGCCTGGAGGAGCGGGTGCGGGCGCTGCTGGAGCCCCTGGGCCTTACCTGCACCTTCATCGACGACTACTTCTCCTACCACGTCCTCTCCGGGGAGGTCCACTGTGGCACCAACGTCCGGCGTAAGCCCTTCGCCTTCAAATGGTGGCACATGGTGCCCTGA
- the RCC2 gene encoding protein RCC2 — MPLCPPCPPRPPTSPMSSMSLVSPMSPMSPMPPMSPTSPCIPDAPDVPRVPPRPRCPPCPPTSPMSPRSPMPPHVPNAPDVPNAPMSPRIPHVPNVPHVPRVPDVPHVPNVPVSPQKLEGSRCRGQLLIFGATNWDLIGRKEVPKQQVAYRNLGQNLWGPHRYGCLSGIRVRSVVSGPCAAHSLLITAEGKLWSWGRNEKGQLGHGDTKRVEAPKLIEVLGGEAIVLAACGRNHTLALTESGSVFAFGENKMGQLGLGNQTDAVPSPAQIMYNGQPITKLACGAEFSMIMDCKGNLYSFGCPEYGQLGHNSDGKFIARAQRIEYDCELVPRRVAIFIEKTKDGQILPVPNVVVRDVACGANHTLVLDSQKRVFSWGFGGYGRLGHAEQKDEMVPRLVKLFDFPGRGAAQIYAGYTCSFAVSETGGLFFWGATNTSRESTMYPKAVQDLCGWKIRSLACGKSSIIVAADESTISWGPSPTFGELGYGDHKPKSSTAAQEVKTLDGIYTEQVAMGYAHSLVIARDETDAEKEKLRKLPEYNPRTI, encoded by the exons atgcccctgtgtcccccatgtcccccacgtccccccacaTCCCCGATGTCCTCCATGTCCCTGGTATCCCCCATGTCTCCAATGTCCCCGatgcccccaatgtcccccacatccccctgcatccccgatgcccccgatgtcccccgtgtccccccacgtccccgatgtcccccatgtccccccacctccccgatgtcccccaggtccccaatGCCCCCACATGTCCCCAAtgcccctgatgtccccaatgCCCCTATGTCCCCCCGCATCCCCCATGTTCCcaatgtcccccacgtcccccgcgtccccgatgtcccccacgtccccaatgtccccgtgtccccgcagaaGCTGGAGGGCTCCAGGTGCCGGGGGCAGCTCCTCATCTTCGGGGCCACCAACTGGGACCTCATCGGCCGCAAAGAAGTGCCTAAGCAGCAAG TCGCTTACCGGAACCTGGGCCAAAACCTGTGGGGGCCGCACAGGTACGGGTGCCTCTCAGGGATTCGGGTGCGCAGCGTGGTCTCGGGTCCCTGCGCCGCCCACAGCCTGCTCATCACCGCCGAGGGCAAGCTCTGGAGCTGGG GTCGCAATGAAAAAGGGCAGTTGGGCCACGGGGACACGAAGCGGGTGGAAGCCCCGAAGCTCAtcgaggtgctggggggggaagcCATCGTGCTGGCAGCCTGCGGCCGCAACCACACCCTGGCGCTCACAG AGAGCGGCTCCGTCTTCGCCTTCGGGGAGAATAAaatggggcagctggggctggggaaccAGACGGACGCCGTGCCCAGCCCCGCGCAG atcATGTACAACGGGCAGCCCATCACCAAACTGGCCTGCGGGGCGGAATTCAGCATGATCATGGATTGCAAAGGAAACCTCTACTCCTTCGGGTGCCCCGAGTACGGGCAGCTGG GGCATAATTCGGACGGGAAGTTCATCGCCCGGGCGCAGCGCATCGAGTACGACTGCGAGCTGGTGCCGCGGCGCGTGGCCATCTTCATCGAGAAGACCAAAGACGGGCAGATCCTGCCCGTCCCCAACGTGGTGGTGCGGGACGTGGCCTGCGGGGCCAACCACACG CTGGTGCTGGACTCGCAGAAGCGCGTTTTCTCCTGGGGGTTCGGGGGTTACGGGCGGCTGGGCCACGCCGAGCAGAAGGACGAGATGGTGCCGCGGCTGGTGAAGCTCTTCGACTtcccggggcgcggggcggcgcagATCTACGCCGGCTACACCTGCTCCTTCGCCGTCAGCGAGACag GCGGCTTGTTTTTTTGGGGCGCCACCAACACCTCGCGGGAGTCCACCATGTATCCCAAAGCCGTGCAGGACCTCTGCGGCTGGAAAATCCGCAGCCTGGCCTGTGG GAAGAGCAGCATCATCGTGGCGGCGGATGAGAGCACCATCAGCTGGGGTCCCTCGCCCACCTTCGGGGAGCTG GGCTACGGGGACCACAAGCCCAAATCCTCGACGGCTGCTCAAGAGGTGAAGACCCTGGATGGGATCTACAcagagcag GTGGCCATGGGCTACGCCCACTCGCTGGTCATCGCCCGCGACGAGACCGACGCCGAGAAAGAGAAGCTGCGCAAGCTGCCCGAGTACAACCCCCGCACCAtctga